The proteins below are encoded in one region of Planctopirus limnophila DSM 3776:
- a CDS encoding type II secretion system F family protein: MSPLMISLTVFVGVSAFVGAIASLLMGGNSKRAEDRLDVLAGLKTSEEQTKITKDELVKLSSQTIDGALGLLMERFRGIGLFFEQADSPIGLRSFLLISVSCGIVGAALGLIGNAPTPLLPLFGLLTSTFPFIWLSFRRKKRFKQFAKQLPDAMELMGRALRSGHSLASGLHLVCDEMPPPISQVFRSAYETQNLGVPVESALKESLKKMPNLDYKFFVTAVAIQRQTGGDLAEILDKISEVIRERFKILGTVQALTGEGRLSGAVLMAMPIAIFFAVYYLNPNYVMVLFTTDLGKKMIAVGIVMQILGAVAIKKIIDIKV, encoded by the coding sequence ATGAGCCCACTAATGATATCGCTGACAGTTTTCGTGGGTGTCTCTGCCTTCGTGGGTGCCATCGCTTCACTGCTCATGGGTGGAAATTCCAAACGTGCAGAAGACCGTCTGGATGTACTTGCCGGTCTGAAAACCAGTGAAGAGCAAACCAAGATCACCAAAGATGAACTCGTTAAGCTCAGCTCTCAGACCATTGATGGTGCACTGGGATTGCTGATGGAGCGATTTCGCGGGATCGGTCTCTTTTTTGAACAGGCCGATTCTCCGATTGGTTTAAGATCGTTTTTGCTGATCAGTGTTTCCTGTGGAATTGTGGGTGCCGCTCTGGGATTGATTGGCAATGCGCCCACTCCACTCCTCCCGTTATTTGGCTTGCTGACATCCACGTTTCCATTCATCTGGCTGTCGTTTCGACGCAAGAAGCGATTCAAGCAGTTTGCCAAACAGCTCCCCGATGCCATGGAATTGATGGGCCGGGCATTGCGATCAGGTCACAGCCTGGCATCAGGTCTGCATCTGGTCTGCGATGAAATGCCTCCACCGATTTCACAAGTCTTTCGCAGTGCTTATGAAACTCAAAATCTTGGCGTTCCCGTCGAAAGTGCCTTGAAAGAGTCCCTCAAGAAAATGCCCAACCTGGACTACAAATTTTTTGTGACAGCTGTGGCAATTCAACGGCAAACCGGCGGTGACCTGGCCGAGATTCTCGACAAGATCAGTGAAGTGATCCGCGAGCGATTCAAAATCCTCGGAACAGTTCAGGCTTTAACAGGTGAAGGCCGCTTAAGTGGTGCTGTGCTGATGGCCATGCCGATTGCCATCTTCTTTGCGGTCTACTACCTGAATCCCAATTACGTCATGGTGCTGTTCACCACCGACCTCGGCAAAAAGATGATTGCTGTCGGGATCGTGATGCAGATTCTGGGCGCCGTCGCCATCAAGAAAATTATCGACATCAAAGTGTAA
- a CDS encoding CpaF family protein has translation MPPATFNPPRSRSGLSSEQDFEALKRLIHGKLVEKLDLSRLGDLEGDTLRREIRLVVEHLCDTENPLLNRSERERLIEEVLDETFGFGPLEILLKEPGVADIMINGPKNVFIEKGGRIQKSEVTFRDNDHLLQILDRIVSRVGRRVDETCPMVDARLPDGSRLNAVIPPLALDGPSLTIRRFGSKPLALEDLLKFGAFTPEMVMLLEGAMKARLNCIISGGTGSGKTTLLNTLSSFIPNDQRVITIEDAAEIQLQQEHVLRLETRPANIEGKGRITATDLVKNALRMRPDRVIIGECRGAEALDMLQAMNTGHEGSLTTIHANTPRDAVSRLETMIAMGGVEIPLRALRQQFAAAVDLIIQTNRLQGGPRKITHITEVLNMEQDTVVMQDIFVFVQDGIDETGRAFGHFESTGVRPSFMSRLEQAGIRLPANIFHQRALGGR, from the coding sequence ATGCCACCTGCCACTTTCAATCCCCCACGTAGCCGCAGCGGTTTATCCTCGGAGCAGGATTTTGAAGCACTCAAGCGATTAATCCACGGCAAACTCGTGGAAAAACTCGATCTCTCCCGCCTGGGAGACCTGGAAGGTGATACTCTTCGCCGAGAAATCCGCCTGGTTGTCGAGCACTTATGCGACACCGAGAACCCCTTGCTCAATCGTTCCGAACGTGAACGGCTGATCGAAGAAGTTCTTGATGAAACCTTTGGCTTTGGTCCGCTGGAGATTCTTCTCAAAGAACCCGGCGTCGCTGACATCATGATCAACGGCCCAAAGAATGTCTTCATCGAAAAAGGTGGACGGATTCAAAAGTCGGAAGTCACCTTCCGCGATAACGATCATCTTCTGCAGATTCTCGATCGCATCGTCTCCCGCGTGGGGCGTCGTGTGGATGAAACCTGCCCGATGGTCGATGCCCGTCTTCCAGATGGCTCGCGACTCAACGCTGTCATTCCTCCACTGGCCCTGGATGGCCCCTCGCTCACAATTCGTCGATTTGGTTCCAAGCCACTGGCTCTGGAAGACCTGCTGAAATTCGGTGCCTTCACACCCGAGATGGTCATGCTTTTAGAAGGAGCCATGAAGGCTCGTCTTAACTGCATCATCAGTGGAGGTACGGGTTCTGGTAAAACCACACTTCTTAATACTTTGTCGAGCTTCATTCCGAATGATCAGCGTGTCATCACGATTGAAGACGCTGCCGAAATTCAGCTTCAACAGGAACATGTGCTGAGGCTTGAAACACGTCCTGCCAATATCGAAGGTAAGGGACGAATCACAGCGACTGATCTTGTGAAAAACGCACTGCGTATGCGGCCCGACCGAGTGATTATTGGGGAATGCCGTGGAGCCGAAGCTCTCGACATGCTCCAGGCCATGAATACTGGTCACGAAGGGTCACTCACCACGATCCACGCCAATACACCGCGCGATGCTGTCTCGCGACTGGAAACGATGATCGCGATGGGTGGTGTTGAAATTCCTCTGCGAGCACTCCGCCAGCAGTTTGCAGCGGCAGTCGATCTGATTATTCAGACGAATCGTCTACAGGGTGGGCCACGCAAAATTACACATATTACAGAAGTGCTCAACATGGAGCAGGACACCGTGGTGATGCAGGACATTTTCGTCTTCGTGCAGGATGGAATTGATGAGACTGGTCGAGCTTTTGGCCACTTTGAGTCCACGGGAGTCAGGCCATCGTTTATGTCTCGACTGGAGCAGGCTGGTATTCGTTTGCCAGCGAACATTTTTCATCAAAGAGCACTGGGTGGGCGGTAA
- a CDS encoding alpha-amylase/4-alpha-glucanotransferase domain-containing protein, whose amino-acid sequence MPVSTRLILAIHNHQPVGNFDHVIRHACEKAYFPLLDLLEEFPEIAVVLHNSGSLIDWLMKHEPGYIERLAAFVDNGQIELLGGPYFEPILAAIPRRDRVGQTASYKKFLERRFDAPVRGAWIPERVWEQSFAADLIDAGIEYILLDDAHFRAAGIRNEELHGYYFTEDAGRKLCLFPGSERLRYLLPYADPHEIIEHCRQVAEKHPGAVLTFGDDGEKFGVWPGSWDHVYTNGWMRRFFTALREQSSWLKVTTMDETVRNVSPLGRTYLPDGSYREMMEWALPAERQVQYHDAMNGYRQHHDWPQLGSFVRAGFWRNFLVKYPETNEMYTRMLGVSQRLAEYEELYGDKEHVADLRAARADLYRAQCNCPYWHGAFGGLYLPHLRNAVYSHLIAADHKLDQIAGKSHPWVEVSIDDYNCDSKFEISLKSDKLKAFLAPAQGGQMYELDVTAVRHNLLSTLNRRFEPYHHKIRQCASSAHVTEHGGGVDPNGGVSFKQAGLDQKLQYDQWARKSLVDHFLQPGLAVESFASGEGTVGDFAQGAYKAIVRRSDSHVEAVMTRDGHVGPHHATVRKIIAMNESCPGEIQIRYELSNLPLNLPLHFGVEFNFAGLAGSAPDRYLYDAAGRSIGTLDSTHSLPAGKSMGLVDEWLGIDVNLDTTMPAEFWIMPVQTVSQSEGGFELVHQSTSVVPHWEFFAPADGCWSVDLKLSIDTSVAHARALHEENARRPVSMSLTV is encoded by the coding sequence ATGCCTGTCAGTACCCGTCTGATTCTCGCCATTCACAATCACCAGCCGGTTGGTAATTTTGATCATGTCATCAGGCACGCCTGTGAGAAGGCTTATTTTCCGTTACTCGATCTGCTGGAAGAATTCCCGGAAATTGCAGTTGTCCTGCATAACTCGGGAAGTCTGATCGACTGGCTGATGAAGCATGAGCCCGGTTATATCGAGCGACTGGCGGCTTTCGTGGACAACGGGCAGATTGAATTACTCGGTGGCCCATACTTTGAACCCATTCTGGCCGCAATTCCCAGGCGAGATCGGGTGGGGCAAACCGCCAGTTACAAGAAGTTTCTGGAACGACGCTTCGATGCACCCGTGCGTGGTGCCTGGATCCCTGAACGCGTCTGGGAGCAGTCCTTTGCTGCCGACCTGATCGATGCGGGTATCGAGTACATTCTGCTCGATGATGCTCATTTCCGGGCCGCGGGAATCCGTAATGAAGAGTTGCATGGCTACTACTTCACTGAAGATGCCGGTCGAAAGCTGTGTCTGTTCCCTGGAAGTGAGCGTTTACGTTACCTGCTCCCCTATGCAGATCCTCATGAGATCATCGAGCACTGTCGTCAGGTGGCCGAGAAACATCCGGGAGCTGTGCTGACATTCGGCGACGATGGCGAAAAATTTGGTGTCTGGCCCGGCTCGTGGGATCACGTTTACACCAATGGCTGGATGCGGCGATTCTTCACGGCACTCAGAGAGCAATCGAGCTGGCTGAAGGTGACCACGATGGATGAAACAGTCCGCAATGTTTCTCCGCTGGGGCGAACATATCTTCCCGATGGAAGTTATCGCGAGATGATGGAGTGGGCACTCCCTGCTGAGCGTCAGGTGCAATACCACGACGCCATGAATGGCTATCGCCAGCATCACGACTGGCCACAACTGGGTTCATTTGTCAGGGCCGGTTTCTGGCGAAACTTTCTGGTAAAATATCCCGAAACCAACGAAATGTACACACGCATGCTCGGGGTCAGTCAACGATTAGCCGAGTACGAAGAACTTTATGGCGATAAAGAGCACGTGGCGGATCTTCGAGCAGCCCGCGCGGATCTTTATCGAGCCCAGTGCAATTGTCCTTACTGGCATGGTGCCTTTGGCGGTCTCTACCTGCCCCATCTGCGTAATGCCGTCTACAGCCATCTGATTGCTGCCGATCACAAACTCGACCAGATTGCCGGGAAATCGCATCCGTGGGTGGAGGTATCGATTGACGATTACAACTGCGATTCAAAGTTCGAGATCAGTCTGAAAAGTGACAAACTCAAGGCTTTTCTGGCACCTGCGCAAGGTGGTCAGATGTATGAACTTGATGTCACGGCTGTTCGACATAACCTGCTTTCGACATTGAATCGTCGCTTTGAGCCCTATCATCATAAGATTCGACAGTGTGCAAGTTCAGCCCATGTGACAGAGCATGGTGGTGGCGTTGATCCCAATGGCGGTGTGAGCTTCAAGCAGGCGGGGCTGGATCAGAAACTGCAATACGATCAGTGGGCTCGCAAGTCATTGGTCGATCACTTTCTGCAACCAGGGTTGGCTGTCGAATCTTTCGCCAGCGGCGAAGGGACCGTAGGGGACTTTGCCCAGGGAGCCTATAAAGCGATTGTGCGACGATCCGATTCCCATGTGGAAGCGGTCATGACTCGTGACGGACACGTTGGTCCACATCACGCCACTGTCCGCAAAATCATTGCGATGAATGAATCATGCCCAGGTGAAATTCAGATTCGTTATGAACTCTCGAATCTCCCTCTGAATCTGCCATTGCACTTTGGCGTGGAGTTCAACTTTGCCGGGCTCGCGGGGTCGGCACCGGATCGCTACCTGTACGATGCCGCTGGTCGATCAATTGGGACACTCGATTCAACTCACAGTTTGCCCGCGGGAAAATCGATGGGTCTTGTCGATGAGTGGCTCGGGATCGATGTCAATCTGGATACGACGATGCCAGCCGAGTTCTGGATCATGCCAGTACAAACTGTCAGTCAATCGGAAGGAGGCTTCGAACTCGTCCACCAGAGTACATCCGTTGTACCTCATTGGGAGTTCTTTGCTCCGGCTGATGGCTGCTGGTCAGTCGATTTGAAACTGTCCATTGATACTTCAGTGGCCCATGCTCGAGCATTGCATGAAGAAAACGCCAGGCGACCAGTCTCTATGTCACTGACGGTTTGA
- the mobA gene encoding molybdenum cofactor guanylyltransferase, translating into MEELTSHLQRIIILAGGKSSRMGVAKANLVFHGETFLEHLTRTLSPLGIPIWVLASENSTSVLSANGKTCRHHVDCDQQPYAGPLMALCGHISRHPLSPGAWVFVVGCDTPLVDERFVRVLWQVGAARMSDHLDEVEAIGYRLPGSLDPLEMTPFPALISSRFLNSLPQRVNEGERSLFRALQSRPKVVVEGKLILESLADFAAGDLPPWFNVNTPAEYAALTGLTEPL; encoded by the coding sequence ATGGAGGAACTGACTTCCCATTTACAGCGAATCATCATTCTCGCTGGGGGGAAGTCATCGCGCATGGGTGTTGCCAAGGCGAATCTGGTTTTCCATGGTGAGACTTTTCTGGAACACTTAACTCGTACGCTGTCGCCCTTAGGCATACCGATCTGGGTTCTCGCCAGTGAAAACTCCACGTCGGTTTTGTCAGCCAATGGCAAAACATGCCGCCATCATGTGGATTGCGACCAGCAGCCGTATGCAGGGCCGCTGATGGCCCTCTGTGGGCATATTTCACGCCATCCGCTTTCACCTGGTGCCTGGGTTTTTGTCGTCGGTTGTGATACACCGCTGGTGGATGAGCGGTTTGTGAGAGTGTTGTGGCAAGTCGGTGCTGCGCGAATGAGCGATCATCTCGATGAAGTGGAAGCGATAGGTTATCGCCTGCCCGGTTCGCTCGATCCACTTGAGATGACCCCCTTCCCGGCCCTGATTTCGAGCCGGTTTTTGAACAGTCTTCCCCAGAGAGTCAACGAGGGCGAGAGGTCTCTCTTTCGGGCACTGCAGTCTCGTCCGAAAGTTGTTGTCGAGGGGAAGTTGATCCTTGAATCTCTGGCTGATTTCGCCGCTGGCGATCTTCCGCCATGGTTCAATGTCAATACTCCAGCAGAATATGCCGCCTTAACCGGCTTGACTGAGCCACTTTGA
- a CDS encoding glutamine synthetase III family protein, whose amino-acid sequence MSGSQARQQAISAVLNYKPISPPLNFDETPAADIYGCNVFSITEMEKRLPKQVFKSVKRTIERGEPLDNSIADVVAAAMMDWAISKGATHYAHVFYPLTGITAEKHDSFLSPDGKGGAIAEFSGAQLIQGEPDASSFPSGGLRSTFEARGYTAWDVTSPAYILENPNGTTLCIPTAFVSWTGPALDKKTPVLRSMKALNTQAQRLLKLLGHKDIPMVTATCGPEQEYFLIDRNFFFARPDLVNAGRTLFGAKPPKGQEFSDQYFGAIPERVLAYMLECEREFYKLGIPVKTRHNEVAPSQYEVAPIYENANVAADHQQLLMMILKNVASKYGMSCLLHEKPFAGVNGSGKHLNWSLGNSAQGNLLDPGETPHQNMQFLLFCGAVIRAVHLHSTLLRAVIAHAGNDHRLGANEAPPAIISIFLGDMLADVFEQIKKSGAPTSSKGKGTLTVGVDTLPQLPKDAGDRNRTSPFAFTGNKFEFRAVGSNQSLSGPLVALNTIVAESIDYIATELEKATGGDPAKLAPAAQTLLKSIVEKHGVVIFNGDGYSEAWHQEAEKRGLPNLKQTVDALEYIATPENIAMFEKYAVLTKEEVVSRQEIYYEQYCLTINVEANLMAEIAKTVIYPASTRYVGELASSGASLKAVGVEFDATLLNKVVALNKSLVATVAKLEEAASHGGGGGHGVANPKETAFYLKNSVIPLMVELRGIVDELETYVADDHWPLPTYQEMLFIK is encoded by the coding sequence ATGAGTGGCAGCCAGGCTCGTCAGCAGGCCATTTCCGCTGTTTTGAATTACAAGCCCATTTCTCCCCCTCTCAATTTCGACGAGACACCAGCCGCCGACATTTACGGTTGCAATGTCTTCAGCATCACTGAGATGGAGAAGCGTCTGCCTAAGCAGGTGTTTAAATCCGTCAAGCGAACCATCGAGCGTGGTGAACCTCTCGATAATTCCATTGCTGACGTTGTGGCCGCCGCCATGATGGATTGGGCAATCTCCAAGGGTGCCACGCACTACGCCCACGTCTTCTATCCTCTCACAGGCATTACTGCTGAAAAGCATGACAGCTTCCTCTCGCCAGATGGCAAGGGTGGAGCAATTGCCGAGTTTTCTGGTGCCCAACTGATTCAAGGCGAGCCAGATGCCTCCAGCTTCCCGTCTGGTGGTTTGCGTTCCACATTTGAAGCTCGTGGATACACCGCCTGGGACGTGACCAGCCCGGCTTACATTCTCGAAAACCCCAATGGCACAACTCTGTGCATTCCCACTGCGTTCGTCTCCTGGACAGGTCCGGCTCTCGATAAGAAGACCCCGGTTCTCCGCTCGATGAAGGCACTCAACACTCAGGCTCAGCGTCTGCTGAAACTGCTGGGGCACAAAGATATTCCTATGGTCACAGCCACATGTGGCCCTGAGCAGGAATATTTCCTCATCGACCGGAATTTCTTCTTCGCCCGTCCTGACCTGGTGAATGCCGGACGGACACTCTTCGGGGCCAAGCCACCCAAGGGGCAGGAATTTTCCGATCAGTATTTCGGTGCGATTCCCGAACGCGTGCTGGCTTACATGCTCGAGTGCGAACGTGAATTCTACAAGCTCGGTATTCCTGTCAAGACCCGTCACAACGAAGTGGCTCCCAGCCAGTACGAAGTGGCTCCCATCTATGAGAACGCCAACGTCGCTGCTGACCACCAGCAGCTGCTCATGATGATACTCAAAAATGTCGCTTCCAAGTACGGCATGTCCTGCCTGCTGCACGAAAAGCCATTTGCCGGGGTCAACGGTTCGGGCAAACACCTCAACTGGTCTTTGGGCAACTCAGCTCAGGGTAACCTGCTTGATCCAGGCGAAACACCTCACCAGAACATGCAGTTCCTGCTGTTCTGTGGCGCTGTGATTCGTGCTGTTCATCTCCACTCCACCCTGCTCCGCGCAGTGATTGCTCATGCAGGGAATGATCATCGACTGGGGGCCAACGAAGCTCCTCCAGCCATCATCTCGATCTTCCTGGGCGATATGCTGGCTGATGTCTTTGAGCAGATCAAGAAGAGTGGCGCCCCAACATCGTCTAAGGGTAAGGGAACTCTCACCGTTGGTGTTGATACGCTCCCACAGTTGCCCAAAGATGCTGGTGACCGTAACCGGACCAGCCCCTTCGCATTCACTGGCAACAAGTTCGAATTCCGTGCTGTGGGCTCCAATCAGTCGCTTTCCGGTCCGCTGGTGGCTCTCAACACGATTGTGGCCGAGTCGATCGATTACATTGCCACAGAACTTGAAAAGGCCACTGGTGGCGATCCTGCCAAGCTCGCTCCTGCCGCTCAAACGCTCCTCAAGAGCATTGTTGAGAAGCATGGCGTTGTGATCTTCAATGGTGACGGCTACTCCGAAGCCTGGCATCAGGAAGCTGAAAAGCGTGGTCTGCCAAACCTGAAGCAGACTGTTGATGCTCTCGAATACATCGCGACTCCCGAAAACATCGCTATGTTCGAGAAGTACGCCGTTCTGACAAAGGAAGAAGTCGTCAGCCGCCAGGAGATTTACTACGAGCAGTACTGCCTGACAATCAACGTCGAAGCCAATCTGATGGCCGAGATTGCCAAGACAGTGATCTATCCCGCATCAACTCGCTATGTTGGAGAACTGGCTTCGTCAGGTGCCAGCTTGAAGGCTGTGGGAGTCGAGTTCGACGCCACACTGCTGAACAAGGTGGTCGCTCTCAACAAATCGCTGGTTGCAACGGTCGCCAAGCTCGAAGAAGCTGCTTCCCACGGTGGAGGTGGTGGTCACGGTGTGGCGAATCCCAAGGAAACAGCCTTCTACCTGAAGAACAGTGTCATTCCGCTGATGGTGGAACTGCGTGGTATTGTCGACGAGCTTGAAACCTACGTCGCTGACGACCACTGGCCGCTGCCAACCTATCAGGAGATGCTCTTCATCAAGTAG
- a CDS encoding alpha/beta hydrolase fold domain-containing protein yields MTAFARTILWILAFGGLCVVAGSSAQWWEKNVRLVGAEDLEPQRFFSLEVSPTTPPSLPAQKRVTVTYCERSTGSLLADIHVPTRLQCPSTGWPVIISFHSGGWRNGHRGHAPISELVDRGFAVVSHDFRSSDVAIFPAQLEDSIALLKWLEEHAGEHQLDHQRIALFGASSGGHLALLTGLCPEVSSQVQAVCSLYAPTDFQSLESGAGSQDEMNHFALWAPESLLLGGPIPEHPAEAQSASPLWQAAQIKKSPPIMLMHGVDDDQIPFEQSLSLSRLLQEKHQQVTLWKIRSLPHGTWPTSRIQSGVLKFFSKHLGVTTKLDQQPQIARYRAIINEPSLPYVPIR; encoded by the coding sequence ATGACAGCGTTTGCCCGCACAATTCTCTGGATACTGGCTTTTGGTGGCTTATGTGTTGTCGCGGGATCTTCTGCTCAGTGGTGGGAAAAGAACGTCCGGCTGGTGGGAGCTGAGGACTTAGAACCACAACGGTTTTTCTCTCTCGAAGTTTCTCCAACCACTCCTCCATCTCTTCCTGCACAGAAACGAGTAACTGTCACCTATTGCGAAAGATCCACGGGATCTCTTCTGGCCGATATTCACGTTCCCACTCGGCTACAGTGCCCTTCGACAGGCTGGCCAGTGATCATTTCATTTCACAGTGGCGGTTGGCGGAATGGTCATCGCGGGCATGCTCCAATTTCAGAGCTTGTTGATCGCGGTTTTGCTGTCGTATCACACGACTTCCGCAGCTCGGATGTCGCGATTTTCCCGGCTCAGCTTGAGGACAGCATCGCACTGTTAAAATGGCTGGAAGAACATGCCGGCGAACACCAACTCGATCATCAACGGATTGCCTTATTCGGTGCTTCCTCTGGTGGACATCTGGCTTTGCTCACCGGTCTTTGCCCCGAAGTTTCGTCTCAGGTTCAGGCCGTTTGCTCACTTTACGCACCGACCGATTTTCAATCCCTGGAATCTGGTGCAGGTTCTCAGGATGAAATGAATCACTTTGCGTTATGGGCACCCGAATCTCTGCTGCTCGGCGGGCCAATTCCTGAACATCCGGCGGAAGCCCAGTCAGCCAGTCCCTTGTGGCAAGCTGCACAGATCAAAAAATCGCCACCCATTATGCTGATGCACGGAGTGGATGACGATCAGATTCCGTTTGAACAATCGCTGAGTTTGAGTCGGTTGCTGCAGGAGAAGCATCAACAGGTCACTTTATGGAAAATTCGATCTTTGCCTCATGGCACCTGGCCGACCAGTCGCATCCAGTCAGGTGTCTTGAAGTTTTTCTCAAAGCATCTGGGAGTGACGACGAAGTTGGATCAACAGCCACAAATCGCCAGGTATCGTGCGATCATCAATGAGCCAAGTCTCCCCTACGTCCCCATACGCTAG
- a CDS encoding DMT family transporter, translating to MHSWLYLLAVIAGAATAVQAAVNTQLKGHVPVPMQATLISFSTGAVVSLLYCLLTRAPTPDWSRLSQAPWWAWTGGTLGTLFVWSSMTVAPRLGIAQMVTIVLFGQMLTALLVDHFGLLGMQAIPLSFTRILGAIFVLSGMALFTWR from the coding sequence ATGCATAGCTGGCTTTATCTTCTGGCGGTCATCGCGGGGGCTGCAACTGCCGTTCAAGCAGCAGTCAACACACAATTAAAGGGGCATGTTCCTGTTCCAATGCAGGCCACGCTCATCTCATTTTCCACAGGTGCAGTCGTGTCGCTCTTGTACTGCCTGTTGACACGTGCTCCGACACCTGACTGGTCGAGGCTTTCCCAAGCCCCCTGGTGGGCCTGGACCGGTGGTACTCTGGGCACTTTGTTTGTGTGGTCGAGTATGACAGTCGCACCTCGACTGGGAATTGCCCAGATGGTTACGATCGTCCTCTTCGGCCAGATGCTGACGGCGTTACTTGTCGATCATTTCGGCCTTCTCGGAATGCAGGCGATTCCTTTGAGTTTCACTCGCATCCTGGGAGCTATTTTCGTCCTGTCTGGCATGGCGCTCTTCACCTGGCGTTGA